The following are encoded together in the Funiculus sociatus GB2-C1 genome:
- a CDS encoding NB-ARC domain-containing protein yields MSRSLKVHSDCIKQAKLALQRNGFHSQRALAEDLGLALSTVSRFLIGKTVDYATFVEICGILGLEWQEIADLGNDVPSQPVSVKSDHATYTRNPKDFPPGGNVEAIDLRLAPSAIAHCRQDWGEAPDVTAFYGRTSELATLEQWVVNEHCRLISVIGMGGIGKTTLVVKLAEQIQDEFEYIVWRSLRNAPVVQELLADVIRFLSNQQETDLPETMDGKISRLLEHLRASRCLLILDNAESILSSDGRAGAYREGYEGYGQLFSCIGETRHQSCLVLTTREKPRGISHQEGEHFPIRSLRLSGLAQENVQEIFKEKGFTVSADEGQALGEQYAGNPLALKMVATTIQELFDGDIAQFLEQGTVVFGDISNLLDQQFSRLSALEKQTMFCVAINREWVSITELRDDIIPTVSQRALLEALESLQLRSLIEKATPALTQRHSVSFTQQPVVMEYVTERLIEQVCQEISTVEIVFFDRYALMKAQAKDYLRDAQIRLILQPVADRLLALFGNKQSIKNCLIQILSKLRMSSKIAVAMPGSTEASPSSPKPGYAGGNVLNLFWQLQIDPSSADFSCLTVWQAYLQGVNLHRVNFTNSDLTKSVFTQTLGGILSAAFSSDGKLLATGIDNEIWLWQVADSRQLLSFKGHISWVHSVAFSPGGQILASGSNDQTVRLWDVNTGQCLKTLRGHTGCVQSIAFNPDGQILASGSNDSSVRLWDVKTGQCLNVLTGHTNHLLSVVFTPDGQTLISSGEDSSVRLWQVHTGECLRIIEAHINWVLSVALSPDGQTLATGSDGKTVKFWDITTGECIRTLPDYSSYVWAIDYAHWGGDVNHPERKILATGSEDRTVKIWDALTGECLKTLQGHRDRVWLVLFSPDGSTLLSASENQTVKLWDVRTGQCLKTLEGYSNSVLSVALSSDGQLLASSGRDQQVRLWDVTTGECIKTMQGHTNIVSSVTFAPKLDESQILASGSDDRTIKIWDCDTGECLRTIWGHSSWVQSLSFSPDGQILASGSRDCTVKLWDWQTGECLQTLEGHIHRVKSVSFSPDGTTLVSGSDDQTVKLWEVNTGICVHTFQGHRDWVLSVAFSPCGSRIASGSGETIKLWDVRTGECLQMFEGHTHRVRSVVFRPDGQTLASASDDETVQLWDVGTGKNRGTLQGHLKGVWSVVFSPNGQFLVSGSGDETIKFWSVETGECLRTLLADRPYEGMNIRDAIGLTAAQKATLKALGAVESD; encoded by the coding sequence ATGTCACGCTCGCTCAAAGTTCACAGCGACTGCATTAAGCAAGCTAAATTAGCCCTCCAGCGCAATGGCTTTCACAGCCAAAGAGCCTTGGCTGAAGATTTAGGACTGGCTTTATCCACTGTCAGCAGGTTCCTCATCGGAAAAACTGTTGATTATGCGACTTTTGTGGAAATCTGTGGGATATTGGGGCTGGAATGGCAAGAAATCGCTGACTTAGGGAATGACGTTCCATCCCAACCCGTATCCGTGAAATCTGATCACGCCACCTATACCCGTAACCCAAAAGACTTTCCGCCGGGTGGGAACGTAGAAGCGATTGACTTGCGCCTAGCGCCTAGCGCGATCGCCCACTGTCGTCAAGATTGGGGAGAAGCCCCCGATGTTACTGCGTTTTATGGACGCACGTCCGAACTTGCTACGTTAGAGCAATGGGTTGTGAACGAGCATTGCCGCTTGATTAGCGTCATCGGCATGGGTGGGATTGGTAAAACCACCTTAGTGGTGAAGCTAGCAGAACAAATTCAAGATGAGTTTGAATACATAGTTTGGCGAAGTCTCCGCAATGCTCCTGTAGTCCAAGAACTTTTGGCAGATGTGATTCGTTTCCTCTCAAACCAGCAGGAAACCGACTTACCAGAAACAATGGACGGCAAAATCTCTCGATTGCTGGAGCACCTGCGAGCCTCACGCTGTTTGCTCATACTTGATAATGCAGAATCCATCCTAAGCAGTGATGGACGTGCTGGAGCTTATCGAGAGGGATATGAGGGATATGGGCAACTTTTTAGCTGTATAGGAGAAACCCGTCATCAAAGCTGTTTAGTATTGACGACGCGAGAAAAGCCAAGAGGAATTAGCCATCAAGAAGGTGAACATTTTCCCATCCGCTCCTTGCGGTTAAGTGGTTTAGCGCAAGAAAACGTTCAGGAAATCTTCAAGGAGAAGGGCTTTACAGTATCCGCAGACGAAGGACAAGCGTTAGGGGAGCAGTATGCAGGTAATCCACTGGCGCTGAAGATGGTAGCGACGACAATTCAAGAATTATTCGATGGCGATATTGCTCAATTTTTAGAACAAGGCACTGTCGTTTTTGGTGATATTTCTAACTTGCTGGACCAACAGTTTAGTCGATTGTCAGCATTAGAAAAGCAAACGATGTTTTGCGTCGCCATCAATCGAGAGTGGGTTTCGATTACAGAATTGCGTGATGATATCATTCCTACTGTTTCGCAGCGAGCGCTATTAGAAGCATTGGAATCGCTGCAATTGCGCTCTCTGATTGAAAAGGCTACACCTGCGCTAACACAGAGGCACTCAGTCAGCTTTACGCAACAGCCAGTGGTAATGGAGTATGTCACTGAACGATTGATTGAACAGGTGTGCCAGGAGATTAGTACGGTCGAGATTGTGTTCTTTGACCGCTACGCCCTAATGAAGGCTCAGGCAAAAGATTACCTGCGAGATGCTCAAATTCGTCTCATTCTCCAACCTGTTGCAGATAGATTGCTGGCTCTTTTTGGTAATAAGCAAAGCATCAAAAATTGTCTAATTCAGATTTTGTCGAAGTTGCGAATGTCCTCGAAAATTGCTGTAGCAATGCCTGGTTCGACAGAAGCATCACCTTCATCGCCAAAACCAGGATATGCCGGAGGAAATGTTCTCAATCTCTTTTGGCAGCTTCAGATAGACCCCAGCAGCGCGGATTTCTCCTGCCTAACTGTTTGGCAAGCCTACCTTCAGGGCGTGAATTTGCATCGCGTCAATTTTACTAATTCTGATTTAACTAAATCGGTTTTTACACAAACGTTGGGAGGTATTTTATCAGCCGCTTTCAGTTCAGATGGAAAGCTGTTGGCGACAGGAATTGATAACGAGATTTGGCTGTGGCAAGTTGCAGATAGCCGACAATTATTGTCCTTCAAGGGGCATATCAGTTGGGTGCATTCGGTAGCATTCAGCCCAGGCGGACAAATCCTAGCGAGTGGCAGTAACGACCAAACAGTGAGACTTTGGGATGTTAACACAGGGCAGTGCCTCAAGACACTGCGAGGTCACACAGGTTGTGTGCAATCAATTGCCTTCAATCCAGATGGACAAATTCTAGCAAGTGGCAGTAATGACTCCTCCGTGAGGCTTTGGGATGTCAAAACTGGGCAATGCCTTAACGTGTTGACAGGACATACTAATCATTTACTGTCCGTCGTCTTCACGCCAGATGGACAAACGTTGATTAGTAGCGGTGAAGACTCCTCCGTGAGGCTCTGGCAAGTCCACACAGGTGAATGTCTGCGAATCATAGAGGCTCACATCAACTGGGTACTCTCGGTTGCACTCAGCCCCGATGGACAGACGTTGGCAACCGGAAGCGATGGCAAAACGGTGAAGTTTTGGGATATCACCACTGGAGAATGCATCAGAACATTACCGGACTACAGCAGTTATGTGTGGGCAATCGACTATGCACACTGGGGAGGCGATGTCAATCATCCTGAGCGTAAAATTTTGGCAACGGGCAGTGAGGATAGGACAGTCAAGATTTGGGATGCTTTGACGGGAGAATGTCTGAAGACATTGCAGGGTCATCGCGATCGCGTTTGGTTGGTTCTCTTCAGTCCAGATGGCAGCACCTTGTTGAGTGCCAGTGAGAACCAGACGGTGAAGCTTTGGGATGTTCGCACGGGGCAGTGTTTGAAAACCCTAGAGGGTTACAGCAATTCGGTCTTATCTGTTGCCTTGAGTTCTGATGGGCAATTATTAGCCAGTAGCGGTCGAGACCAACAGGTAAGGTTGTGGGATGTAACGACGGGAGAATGCATCAAAACCATGCAGGGACATACTAACATCGTCTCATCCGTCACGTTTGCACCGAAACTTGATGAGAGTCAAATCTTGGCAAGTGGAAGCGATGATCGCACTATCAAGATTTGGGATTGCGATACGGGAGAATGTTTGAGGACTATTTGGGGACACAGCAGTTGGGTTCAATCCCTCAGCTTTAGTCCAGATGGACAGATACTAGCCAGTGGCAGTCGGGATTGTACGGTGAAGCTTTGGGATTGGCAAACGGGCGAATGTTTGCAAACGCTGGAGGGACATATTCATCGGGTCAAGTCTGTTTCGTTTAGTCCGGATGGAACAACTCTGGTGAGTGGCAGTGATGACCAGACGGTCAAGCTTTGGGAGGTGAATACGGGGATTTGTGTTCACACGTTTCAAGGTCATCGGGATTGGGTTCTATCGGTTGCCTTTAGTCCTTGCGGTAGTAGGATTGCCAGTGGTAGCGGTGAGACTATCAAGCTGTGGGATGTTCGCACGGGGGAATGTCTGCAAATGTTTGAAGGACACACTCACCGCGTTAGGTCGGTGGTCTTTCGTCCGGATGGTCAGACTTTAGCCAGTGCTAGCGATGACGAAACGGTTCAGCTTTGGGATGTCGGCACGGGGAAGAACAGAGGGACATTGCAGGGACATCTTAAAGGAGTATGGTCAGTTGTCTTTAGTCCAAATGGACAATTTTTAGTTAGTGGAAGTGGAGATGAGACAATCAAGTTCTGGAGTGTTGAAACGGGTGAGTGTTTGAGAACGCTGTTGGCTGATCGACCTTATGAGGGCATGAATATTAGAGATGCGATCGGTTTAACAGCAGCTCAGAAGGCAACTTTAAAAGCGCTGGGAGCTGTGGAGAGCGATTAG